GATGAAGAAACACTTAAGTTTGTTGATTCTATGGGGATAAACTATTCACAAGGTTACCATATAAGCAAACCTGTAAGCAATATAGAAAATATACCACAATAGTTGCATAATTTAATAGTTTATTTACACTAAATTTGTTATATTTAATTTACAATATTTATAAGGAGAGTGCATAATGCAGATTCAAATGACTGCTGAAGTAGTTTTATCACAGTTAGGCTATACAAAAAATGAGAGTTCTTTTCAACAAGCGGAAAAGATGATAGCTGCAACAAAAGGTTTTGATAAGTTTTCTAAACATATCATTAGCTTAAATGACCATTTAAAAAAGATGAATGCGTATGTTGCATTGTCAAATTCAACTGAATTTTTAAAAATAAAATGTGATGGAAATGATGCAGATGAAATTTTAGAAGAGTTTCATAAAGAAGTAACTCATTGGGCAGATAAATATAATATTGAGTTACAAAAACTAAACAATAAAGAAGTTTACTATATATTAGGAACAAAAGAATAAAATAGAGAATTTTTCTCTATTTTATTAAAATATTTTTTTTCGTGTATGACAATAAGGAACTTTTCCTGTTCTTTCATAATAGTTTTGATGATAATCTTCTGCTGAGTAAAACTCACTTGCATTATGCAAAGTAGTAGCTACTATGTAACCTTTATCACTTAATAAATCCAAAATTTTCATTGCCGTTTGTTTTTGTTTATCATCTATATAATATATCGCAGATAAATATTGACTTCCAATATCTGGACCTTGACCATTTGTTTGAGTAAAATCATGTATTTCAAAAAAATATTTTACTAACTCTTCATAAGTTATTTCACAACAGTCATACTCTACTTTTACAGCTTCTAAGTGACCACTCATTCCACTACAAACACTTTCATAAGTGGGATTTAGCGTATCTCCACCCATATAACCTGAAACCACACTATAAACACCTTCAAGTTTTTTGAAGTAATACTCAACTCCCCAAAAACAGCCAGCAGCAAAATAAGCAATACTGTGATTTTGACAACATTTTTCTTTGCTATCAAAAACTAAAGAGATAGAGTTTACGCAATGTCTTGTATTTTTAGAAGTAAATCCCTCTCCTTCAAAAACATGACCTAGGTGACCATTACAATTTGCACAAATGATTTCCATTCTTCTGCCATCTCTATCTGGTACTTTTTTTATTGCACCTTTTATTTCATCGTCAAAACTTGGCCATCCACATCCTGATGAGAATTTGTCTTTTGATTTAAAAAGAGGTTTAGAACATTTTTTACACTTGTAAATTCCCTCTTCATAAAAATCATTATATCTACCAGAAAATGGTTTTTCAGTACCTTTTTGCTCAATTACATACTTTTCATCTTCTGCTAATTCATTATATTTCATTAAATTACCTTTAATTGCATCAATTAAACGAATAATAGCAAAGAAAACAACAAATACGATTAATAAAAAAAATAAATTCTACTTTTAAACTCTTTTAAACTTTAGCTAACTTTAAAAGTCGTTTCAATTAGGATTTCACCTTTATATAAAATTTTTCCAAGAAAAGTGTCATTTACTTTAAACTCTCCAACTCCTTTAGGAGTGCCTGTCATAAGAATATCACCATCTTCAAAATCCAAAAAACTTATAGCTTCTTTAATAATTTCATTTGGTTTATGAATCATCATAGAAATATCACCTTTTTGTTTTAACTCTTCATTAACAAAAAGTTGTACTTCTAAGTGTTCAATATCTTTATTTATAGATACAAACTTTGAAAAAACAGCAGAGTTTCTAAAAGCTTTTGCTCTTTCCCAAGGAAGTCCTGACTTTTTTAACTTTGATTGCAATTGTCTTAATGTTAAATCAAGACCAAAGCCAACTGCGCTTATTTTATTTTCTTCAATCAAAAAAGATATCTCAGCTTCATAATGGCAAGAATCATGCTCTTTTGGAAAGACTAAATCAGATGAAATAGAAGAGTTTGGTTTTATAAAAAAAACCATACTTTCAGGTACTTCATTATTTAACTCTTTTATATGCTCCACATAATTTCTACCAATACAAACTACTTTTGATGGCTGAATCTTTATATTATCATCTAAAATTACACTATTCATTTACTCTTCCTAATATTTATTTAAAAAATCCAATAATATGATAGATGTCATTCCCCATATTACATTATTTTTATATTTATATACCCAGACTTTATGTCTTTTATTTCCCCAAGGTTCATGATAAAACTTAGGAAGGTTAAGCTCTTCTACGGGAAAATAAATCTCTTTTTCTCCCTTTTCATTTATATGATAAGGTTTAACTTCACTTCTTAAAGTATATTCAACTGCTTTATTTTTTTTAAAAAAAGATAGAGGTATTAAAATAGTTTTTTCAACTTCACTCTTATCAATTTTCATAGTTTTTAAAGTTTTT
The window above is part of the Malaciobacter marinus genome. Proteins encoded here:
- a CDS encoding bifunctional methionine sulfoxide reductase B/A protein; the protein is MKYNELAEDEKYVIEQKGTEKPFSGRYNDFYEEGIYKCKKCSKPLFKSKDKFSSGCGWPSFDDEIKGAIKKVPDRDGRRMEIICANCNGHLGHVFEGEGFTSKNTRHCVNSISLVFDSKEKCCQNHSIAYFAAGCFWGVEYYFKKLEGVYSVVSGYMGGDTLNPTYESVCSGMSGHLEAVKVEYDCCEITYEELVKYFFEIHDFTQTNGQGPDIGSQYLSAIYYIDDKQKQTAMKILDLLSDKGYIVATTLHNASEFYSAEDYHQNYYERTGKVPYCHTRKKIF
- a CDS encoding fumarylacetoacetate hydrolase family protein encodes the protein MNSVILDDNIKIQPSKVVCIGRNYVEHIKELNNEVPESMVFFIKPNSSISSDLVFPKEHDSCHYEAEISFLIEENKISAVGFGLDLTLRQLQSKLKKSGLPWERAKAFRNSAVFSKFVSINKDIEHLEVQLFVNEELKQKGDISMMIHKPNEIIKEAISFLDFEDGDILMTGTPKGVGEFKVNDTFLGKILYKGEILIETTFKVS